One Megachile rotundata isolate GNS110a chromosome 5, iyMegRotu1, whole genome shotgun sequence genomic region harbors:
- the LOC143264500 gene encoding uncharacterized protein LOC143264500 has protein sequence MALAGLIPFEYLAGADALVYTRIRALRRLDGVPPEPAAIDEIRRQARRLALLRWIKDLRAYSSKPVVGALLPFFDQWRERRHGRITYRMTQVLTGHGCFGEYLCRIGKEATAACHHCGEASDTAQHTLEVCPAFSALRRVLIQDVGYDLSLPALVGASLASERSWKAVASFCEQVMLQKEAAERVREEADPQRRGRGRSRRDAAAIGRSTAVVRRSSRGRRGPRLDSSI, from the coding sequence ATGGCTCTGGCGGGCCTAATACCGTTCGAGTACCTTGCGGGGGCGGACGCGCTCGTTTACACGCGCATCCGTGCCCTGCGGCGTCTCGACGGTGTCCCGCCGGAGCCGGCGGCGATCGATGAGATCAGGCGTCAGGCTCGACGACTGGCTTTATTGCGTTGGATAAAGGATCTGCGTGCCTATTCCAGCAAGCCAGTCGTTGGGGCCCTCCTGCCATTTTTTGATCAGTGGCGGGAGCGGCGGCATGGTAGGATCACCTACCGTATGacgcaggtgctcaccgggcacGGCTGCTTCGGTGAGTACCTGTGTCGTATAGGGAAGGAGGCGACGGCGGCCTGCCACCATTGTGGCGAGGCCTCGGACACGGCGCAGCATACGCTGGAGGTGTGCCCCGCCTTTTCAGCGCTGCGCCGCGTCCTTATCCAGGATGTTGGTTATGACCTCTCGCTGCCAGCGTTAGTTGGGGCATCGCTGGCAAGCGAGAGATCCTGGAAGGCCGTGGCCTCCTTCTGCGAGCAAGTGATGCTGCAGAAGGAGGCCGCGGAGCGGGTTCGCGAAGAAGCGGACCCGCAGAGGAGGGGAAGAGGTCGCAGCCGCCGAGACGCGGCTGCTATCGGCAGATCAACTGCAGTTGTTCGGAGGAGCAGTCGGGGCCGTCGTGGGCCCCGGCTAGACTCCTCCATTTGA